Proteins from a single region of Schistocerca gregaria isolate iqSchGreg1 chromosome 3, iqSchGreg1.2, whole genome shotgun sequence:
- the LOC126354447 gene encoding octopamine receptor beta-2R, whose translation MDYSSVAAAASAVASLTVTLPTPVENLTAPAPLSPNVTGGAAAAVSDGNATGVLAAYEAPEQHWSSVLILALKGTAMACIIVAAILGNLLVIVSVMRHRKLRIITNYFVVSLAFADLLVAMVVMPFNMSVQINERWLFGFFMCDVWNSLDVYFSTASILHLCCISVDRYWAIVKPLKYPINMTKRVVAFMLVGTWLSPAIISFLPIFMGWYTTFENQRFREENPDLCEFKVNKWYVVVSSLISFWIPCTIMIFTYLAIFREANRQEKQLHSRIGNAMLMNHHRNSREYANSNGDVMSSSGGSSKTLTLHEVHHGDVHSTPTKDRNIIKMKREHKAARTLGIIMGTFILCWLPFFLWYVSTSLCDTCPCPELVVDLVFWIGYFNSTLNPIIYAYFNRDFREAFKNTLQCAFCSLCRRPPSDLDALDVRRHSLRYDERTRSIYSETYLRHIDRRRSSEFGSSL comes from the exons ATGGACTACAGCAgcgtggcggcggcggcgtcggccgtGGCGTCTCTGACGGTCACCCTGCCGACGCCCGTCGAGAACCTGACGGCGCCCGCGCCGCTCAGCCCCAACGTGACGGGCGGCGCCGCCGCAGCCGTCTCCGACGGCAACGCCACGGGCGTCTTGGCCGCCTACGAAGCACCAGAGCAGCACTGGTCGTCAGTACTCATCCTGGCGCTCAAGGGCACCGCCATGGCGTGCATCATAGTCGCCGCCATCCTCGGAAACCTCCTGGTCATCGTGAGCGTCATGAGGCACCGCAAACTGCGCATCATCACCAACTACTTCGTCGTGTCGCTCGCGTTCGCCGACCTGCTCGTCGCCATGGTCGTCATGCCGTTCAACATGAGCGTGCAGATCAACGAGCGCTGGCTGTTCGGCTTCTTCATGTGTGACGTGTGGAACTCGCTGGACGTCTACTTCTCCACGGCGTCCATCCTTCACCTGTGCTGTATCAGCGTCGATCGCTACTGGGCCATCGTGAAGCCGCTCAAGTACCCCATCAACATGACGAAGCGCGTCGTCGCTTTCATGCTGGTCGGCACTTGGTTGTCCCCGGCTATCATATCCTTTCTTCCCATTTTCATGGGCTGGTACACGACGTTCGAAAACCAGAGGTTCCGCGAGGAGAACCCCGACCTCTGCGAGTTCAAAGTGAACAAGTGGTACGTGGTCGTCTCGTCGCTGATCTCCTTCTGGATCCCGTGCACCATCATGATCTTCACGTACCTGGCCATCTTCCGTGAGGCCAACCGCCAGGAGAAGCAGCTGCACTCGCGCATCGGCAACGCGATGCTCATGAACCATCACCGCAACAGCCGCGAGTACGCCAACAGCAACGGCGACGTCATGAGCAGCAGCGGCGGCTCCTCCAAGACGCTCACCTTGCACGAGGTCCACCACGGGGAC GTGCACTCGACGCCCACCAAGGACCGCAACATCATCAAGATGAAGCGCGAGCACAAGGCGGCGCGGACGCTGGGCATCATCATGGGCACGTTCATCCTGTGCTGGCTGCCCTTCTTCCTGTGGTACGTGTCAACGTCGCTGTGCGACACCTGCCCCTGCCCGGAGCTGGTCGTCGACCTGGTCTTCTGGATCGGCTACTTCAACTCGACGCTGAACCCCATCATCTACGCGTACTTCAACCGCGACTTCCGCGAGGCGTTCAAGAACACGCTGCAGTGCGCCTTCTGCAGCCTGTGCCGGCGGCCGCCGTCCGACCTGGACGCGCTGGACGTGCGCCGGCACTCGCTGCGCTACGACGAGCGCACGCGGAGCATCTACTCGGAGACGTACCTCAGGCACATCGACCGCCGGCGCTCCAGCGAGTTCGGCTCCAGCCTGTGA